The proteins below are encoded in one region of Hordeum vulgare subsp. vulgare chromosome 3H, MorexV3_pseudomolecules_assembly, whole genome shotgun sequence:
- the LOC123439501 gene encoding 17.5 kDa class II heat shock protein-like, with the protein MAGMVFGLENPMMTALQHLLDFPDGEAGGLGNTGGEKQGPTRTYVRDARAMAATPADVKELPGAYAFVVDMPGLGSGDIKVQVEDERVLVISGERGREEKEDARYLRMERRMGKMMRKFVLPDNADMEKISAACRDGVLTVTVEKLPPPEPKKPKTIQVQVA; encoded by the coding sequence GGTGTTCGGCTTGGAGAACCCGATGATGACGGCGCTGCAGCACCTGCTGGACTTCCCGGATGGCGAGGCCGGCGGACTAGGCAACACCGGCGGCGAGAAGCAGGGTCCGACACGCACCTACGTCCGCGACGCGCGCGCCATGGCGGCCACACCGGCCGACGTGAAGGAGCTGCCGGGCGCGTACGCGTTCGTGGTGGACATGCCGGGGCTCGGGTCCGGCGACATCAAGGTGCAGGTGGAGGACGAGCGGGTGCTCGTCATCAGCGGCGAGCGggggagggaggagaaggaggacgccaGGTACCTGCGGATGGAGCGTCGCATGGGCAAGATGATGCGCAAGTTCGTGCTCCCCGACAACGCCGACATGGAGAAGATCTCCGCCGCGTGCCGCGACGGCGTGCTCACCGTCACCGTCGAGAAGCTGCCGCCGCCCGAGCCCAAGAAGCCCAAGACCATCCAGGTCCAGGTCGCCTGA